In Trueperaceae bacterium, the following proteins share a genomic window:
- a CDS encoding phosphodiester glycosidase family protein has translation MRTLLAALVALGLLAGLASAQAPTWTLPGAWTPATDDGVRIEAPGATATFLPGLGWSGATGPPPERDDAGRVVVAAATVSALDLPRVTAVRRGLQGSTVRVVLDVAGLAAGTADLPADAAADVGPDAPWRATLPPLALPTTSRDGGDDVRVRLAHDDAAGTTRLAVDAPEARLTAFALPAPLRFVVDLAPPTVARGDGDGASVPGAPGVTYRTFDAVGAAGATTVHLVSIEPGAATFEVADAAGRGAPVATLADGAVAAINAGYFVPSDFRPIGLRRADGRLLAWPSRGRAAVGFADDEVVIARAEVHARILRGTDVLADVRTRGGHPLGWSAQAGLRVGSARQGALTLDARGVVTRNGVGPVTVPDGGSVLTYQPELRALALVEPGERLEIDARLLPAALDGVAWAVEAGPLLIEGGRPAFEPEREAFARGVRILDAPTQQAGLGVTPDGTVLLLVAETMVAEDLVSVFGTLGAEAALRLDSGGSATLWTGGRTVNRLVGRAVESAIVAYPSATADTGR, from the coding sequence GTGCGCACCCTCCTCGCGGCGCTCGTCGCGCTCGGCCTGCTGGCGGGGCTCGCGTCGGCGCAGGCCCCCACATGGACGTTGCCGGGGGCGTGGACGCCCGCCACCGACGACGGCGTCCGCATCGAAGCGCCCGGCGCGACCGCCACGTTCCTGCCCGGCCTCGGCTGGAGCGGCGCGACCGGCCCGCCCCCCGAGCGCGACGACGCCGGCAGGGTCGTGGTGGCGGCCGCCACCGTCTCCGCCCTCGACCTGCCCCGCGTCACCGCGGTCCGAAGGGGGCTGCAGGGCAGCACCGTCCGCGTCGTCCTCGACGTCGCCGGCCTCGCGGCCGGCACCGCCGACCTCCCCGCCGACGCCGCCGCCGACGTCGGTCCGGACGCGCCGTGGCGAGCGACGCTCCCGCCGCTCGCCCTCCCCACGACGTCGCGCGACGGCGGGGACGACGTCCGGGTGCGCCTCGCGCACGACGACGCCGCCGGCACGACCCGCCTCGCCGTCGATGCCCCCGAGGCGCGCCTCACCGCCTTCGCGCTTCCCGCTCCCCTGCGCTTCGTCGTCGATCTCGCACCCCCGACGGTCGCCCGGGGCGACGGGGACGGCGCTTCGGTGCCGGGCGCCCCGGGGGTGACGTACCGGACGTTCGACGCGGTCGGCGCGGCGGGCGCGACGACGGTGCACCTCGTGTCGATCGAGCCGGGCGCGGCGACGTTCGAGGTCGCCGACGCCGCCGGGCGCGGCGCGCCCGTCGCGACCCTCGCCGACGGCGCGGTCGCGGCGATCAACGCCGGGTACTTCGTTCCGAGCGACTTCCGCCCCATCGGCCTGCGCCGCGCCGACGGCCGCCTCCTCGCCTGGCCCTCGCGCGGTCGGGCCGCCGTCGGCTTCGCCGACGACGAGGTGGTCATCGCCCGCGCGGAGGTCCACGCCCGCATCCTGCGCGGTACCGACGTCCTCGCGGACGTCCGGACGCGGGGCGGCCACCCGCTCGGGTGGAGTGCGCAGGCCGGGCTCCGCGTCGGGTCGGCGCGGCAGGGCGCCCTCACGCTCGACGCGCGCGGCGTGGTGACGCGCAACGGCGTGGGCCCCGTCACGGTGCCGGACGGCGGGTCGGTGCTCACCTACCAGCCGGAACTCCGCGCGTTGGCGCTCGTCGAGCCCGGCGAACGCCTCGAGATCGACGCACGCCTCCTTCCCGCCGCCCTCGACGGGGTGGCGTGGGCGGTGGAGGCCGGCCCACTCCTCATCGAGGGCGGTCGGCCCGCCTTCGAGCCCGAACGCGAAGCGTTCGCGCGCGGCGTCCGCATCCTCGACGCGCCCACCCAACAGGCGGGGCTCGGGGTGACGCCCGACGGCACGGTTCTGCTCCTCGTGGCGGAGACCATGGTGGCGGAGGACCTCGTGTCGGTCTTCGGGACGCTCGGGGCGGAGGCGGCGTTGCGGCTGGACAGCGGGGGGTCGGCGACGCTGTGGACCGGGGGCCGAACGGTGAACCGTCTGGTGGGGCGCGCCGTGGAGAGCGCCATCGTCGCCTACCCGAGCGCGACGGCGGACACCGGCCGGTAG